The sequence TCAGTTTGTCTGGGTTAGCTACAGAGACTTTAACGACATCAAAGCCTTTGCCAGAAAGTATCAGTTTGACTTATATCCTAACATTATAACCGGCAGAGACCCGGAATACGCAGTACCTAGTTTTTATCAGGTAAAATTCACCCCATTTGTAGCACTGTACAATAAAGAGAAGCAATTTATCAAAGTATGGGAACAGGGTGTAGAAATACCTGAATTATTGCAATTTATTCACAAAAAATAAGCGGTACCCACGTACCTTTGCACCACTCATTTTAACCACTTTAAATCATACCGATTATGAAAGTTACTGTAGTAGGTGCTGGTGCCGTTGGAGCAACCTGTGCCGACAATATTGCCCGTAAGGAATTATGTACTGAACTGGTATTATTAGACATCAAGGAAGGTTTTGCGGAAGGTAAAGCTCAAGACATGATGCAAACCGCAGCTTTGCTGGGTTTTGATACCAAAATTACCGGAAGCACCAACGACTACAGTAAAACTGCTGGTAGTGATGTAGTGGTTATTACTTCAGGTTTGCCACGTAAACCAGGAATGACCCGTGAAGAATTGATTGGCACCAATGCAGGAATAGTAAAAGGTGTTTGCGAAAACATTTTAAAATACTCACCTGATGCAATCATCATTGTGATTAGCAATCCAATGGACACCATGACTTATTTGGCACTAACCGCTACCGGTTTACCAAAAAACAGAATCATTGGTATGGGTGGTACATTAGACAGCAGCCGTTTCAAATATCAGTTGAGCCAGCATTTAGGCTGCAGCCCATCTGACTTGAATGCATTGGTAGTTGGCGGTCACGGTGACACTACTATGATTCCATTGATACGTTATGCAACCTGGAACAGTGCTCCTGTAACCGATTTCCTAAGCGCAGAACAACAACAGCAGATCATCAATGATACCATGGTGGGTGGAGCTACTTTAACCAAATTAATTGGAACTTCTGCATGGTATGCGCCAGGTGCTGCCGGTGCTGCTTTGGTAGAAAGCATTGTTCGCGACGAGAAGAAATTATTTACCTGCTGCGTTAGCCTTGAAGGTGAATACGGCCAGAAAGATATTTGCTTAGGTGTTCCTGTAACCATTGGCAAAAATGGCTGGGAGAAAATCATCGACTTGAAACTGAATGCAGAAGAGCAAGCTGCTTTCAACAAGAGCGCTGATGCCGTTAGAAGTATGAACGACGTTTTGAAAACATTATAAAGACCGAACCCATTGCATGGCCATACCAGCTATGCGATGGGTATCTTGCAACAACATACATTTAAAATGCCCTTTGGGGCATTTTTTTGTGCCATAATTGCTGCAAGGTT is a genomic window of Sediminibacterium sp. TEGAF015 containing:
- the mdh gene encoding malate dehydrogenase → MKVTVVGAGAVGATCADNIARKELCTELVLLDIKEGFAEGKAQDMMQTAALLGFDTKITGSTNDYSKTAGSDVVVITSGLPRKPGMTREELIGTNAGIVKGVCENILKYSPDAIIIVISNPMDTMTYLALTATGLPKNRIIGMGGTLDSSRFKYQLSQHLGCSPSDLNALVVGGHGDTTMIPLIRYATWNSAPVTDFLSAEQQQQIINDTMVGGATLTKLIGTSAWYAPGAAGAALVESIVRDEKKLFTCCVSLEGEYGQKDICLGVPVTIGKNGWEKIIDLKLNAEEQAAFNKSADAVRSMNDVLKTL